Proteins from a genomic interval of Rosa chinensis cultivar Old Blush chromosome 2, RchiOBHm-V2, whole genome shotgun sequence:
- the LOC112190233 gene encoding stearoyl-[acyl-carrier-protein] 9-desaturase 6, chloroplastic — MQASLYLDTKTLTWPSRRHTSTHHIFRPTPTVRFWPLPLVSAVATSPPPLTRQKTHSLPPEKVELLKSLEGWASQTILPFLKPVDECWQPSTFLPDPSLPKEEFLDRVRALRDRTDGLPDEYFVVLVGDMITEEVLPAYQSMLNGLDGVRDESGVSSSPWAQWIRAWSAEENRHGDLLKTFLYLSGRVDMFKIEKTIQNLIGAGMEPGTENNPYLGFVYASFQERATFISHGNTARLAKDCGDPVLARICGTIASDERRHEYAYSKIVEKLLEVDPTTAMVAIADMMRKKIIMPGHLMYDGEDPKLYEHFGAVAQRLGVYTTHDYADILEFFIGRWRLEKMEGLTGEGKRAQDFVCGLLVRIRRLEEWADERARKMKPHGVKFSWIYNKEVVL, encoded by the exons ATGCAAGCCTCCCTCTACTTGGACACCAAAACTCTCACATGGCCTTCACGTCGCCACACCTCAACCCACCACATATTTCGGCCAACACCCACAGTCAGATTCTGGCCATTGCCTCTAGTCTCCGCCGTGGCCACGTCACCTCCACCTCTAACTCGGCAGAAGACCCACTCGTTGCCACCGGAAAAGGTGGAGCTCTTAAAGTCACTAGAGGGCTGGGCCTCCCAGACAATCCTCCCATTTTTGAAGCCAGTCGATGAGTGCTGGCAACCCAGTACCTTCTTGCCAGACCCATCGCTCCCCAAAGAGGAGTTCTTGGACCGTGTACGGGCCCTTAGGGACCGGACAGATGGGCTACCTGACGAGTACTTTGTGGTGCTGGTCGGGGATATGATCACCGAGGAGGTGCTGCCTGCGTACCAGAGTATGCTCAATGGGCTCGACGGGGTGAGAGACGAGTCTGGAGTTAGCTCGAGCCCGTGGGCGCAATGGATTCGAGCTTGGTCTGCTGAGGAAAACCGCCACGGCGATCTGCTCAAAACCTTTCTGTACCTGTCCGGTCGGGTTGATATGTTCAAGATCGAGAAGACTATTCAGAACCTTATTGGAGCTGGCATG GAGCCAGGAACGGAGAACAACCCGTACTTGGGTTTCGTGTACGCGTCATTTCAAGAGCGAGCCACGTTCATATCTCACGGCAACACGGCTCGGCTGGCTAAGGACTGTGGTGATCCGGTGCTTGCCCGCATATGCGGCACCATTGCATCCGATGAGAGGCGCCACGAGTACGCCTATTCCAAGATTGTAGAAAAGCTACTTGAAGTGGACCCGACTACAGCAATGGTTGCCATTGCAGAcatgatgaggaagaagatcatAATGCCGGGTCATCTCATGTATGATGGGGAGGACCCCAAGCTATACGAGCACTTTGGGGCCGTGGCTCAACGGCTTGGGGTGTACACAACACATGATTATGCGGATATTTTGGAGTTTTTTATCGGACGGTGGAGGCTGGAGAAGATGGAGGGATTGACGGGAGAGGGTAAGCGTGCACAAGACTTTGTGTGTGGGTTGTTGGTGAGGATCAGGAGGCTAGAAGAGTGGGCCGATGAGCGAGCAAGAAAGATGAAGCCTCATGGCGTCAAGTTTAGCTGGATTTATAATAAAGAAGTGGTGCTGTAA